From Kaistella polysaccharea:
CTTATGGAATTGCGGGAAGTACATTATATTATACGTTCACAAACGGATCTAAAATCGCAAACAACGCAACGCCAAGCTCTGGTTACACAGGAAGAGTATATGAACCAGTTGATGAATTCAAAGGTGATATTGCCCGAAGTTTGCTCTATTTTTCTGTGCGGTATGAAGGAAAATTAGGCTCGTTCAAATTTTATAATGGTAGTTCCCCCGCAAATGATACCAGTCCTTTGGATGGAACCGAAGAAAAAGCTTTTGAAGATTGGTATATCAATATGCTTTTGAAATGGAGTAAAGAGGATCCTGTTTCCCCGCGGGAAATCGAGCGAAATAACAGTGTTTTTTTGATCCAGAAAAACAGGAACCCATTTATCGATCATCCGGAATGGGTTGATTTGATATGGACTCAAACTTCTTCTGTAACTGCACCAGAAACTCCTGCTGAACTGAAAGTGGAGAAAACAAGCGCTTATTTTGTAACATTAAATTGGTCAACTTCTAGTGATCAAAACATATTGGGTTATTCTATTTATCAAAACGGAGTTTTAATAGGGAAAACCAAAGAAAATAATTTTGCTGCAGACCATTTGAACCCTTCAACAGCGTATCAATTTACGGTAAGATCTTATAACAGAAATTATGTAGAATCGATGGATAGTGAATTAATTAATGTTACAACCCTCGAAAATGATACGTATGCAAAAGATCTCTTCATCACAAAATATCTCGAAGGAACGGAACGCAACAACGCGCTGGAAATTACTAATAAAACGGGACACCCAGTAAATCTCAATAAGTATCGATTAAGTATACAATTTTATAGCGGCAGTAATTATTATTTTCCGGCGCCTTATGAACTGGAAGGAATTGTTGCAGATAATGAAATATTTGTGATTCTGAATCCCAATTCAAATTTTTCCTGCGTGACGAATGAAGATGCAAAATTTGTATCTGCTGCGCCACAAATGACTTTTAATGGGAGCAATTATTTGGAACTTCGGTATAACTCAACCACCATTGATGCTATGGGAAGCCGGGATCTAGACAATAGACCAACTCTAGAAGATACCTCCTTATACCGACTTTCCACTGTGAATGATCCCAATTCTACTTTTACGCTGTCAGAATGGACCGCTTTTCCCGTAGATTATTGCGAGCAATTGGGAGTTCTGGGTGTAAAAGGTATTATTTCTGGTTCGAATTCTGAGATATATGTTTATCCAAATCCTGTAAAAAATATGTTATCTATAAAAGGACCGGCGTTGTATCAAATTAAAAATGCTGTCATTTTTGATATTTCGGGCAAACAGATTTTGAAAATAGCGGAACCTTTTAAAACTGGTAATTCTATAAATGTCGAAAAACTATCGCCCGGAGTGTTTTTTTTACAAGTTGATAATCAAACATTAAAATTTATTAAAGAGTAGAAATGTGAACATCAGCAAGAATTTGAGGCTTCGAAAAGTACTTTTATTTTAGATAAAGTTTCATTCTTTTTTCGGCTTCAGGTTTAATTTTCATTGTTCGGAAAAATTTACTTTCATCAGAATAGGAAATTCTGTAGTAGATTACCTTATCAGCATAATATTTAAAATATGGATGATTTTTCAA
This genomic window contains:
- a CDS encoding endonuclease, yielding MNRFLFALVFIPTILFSQAPDGYYAGTELLSGYTLKSKLHDIISKKNITWHYGDLPSFYAQTDIDHHYDYDASNRIYLLDLYSNNPTGTTAYHYTVDQLISSASGEGQGYNREHMMPQSTFYSNYPMYSDLYFVIPTDAKINQLRSNFPYGIAGSTLYYTFTNGSKIANNATPSSGYTGRVYEPVDEFKGDIARSLLYFSVRYEGKLGSFKFYNGSSPANDTSPLDGTEEKAFEDWYINMLLKWSKEDPVSPREIERNNSVFLIQKNRNPFIDHPEWVDLIWTQTSSVTAPETPAELKVEKTSAYFVTLNWSTSSDQNILGYSIYQNGVLIGKTKENNFAADHLNPSTAYQFTVRSYNRNYVESMDSELINVTTLENDTYAKDLFITKYLEGTERNNALEITNKTGHPVNLNKYRLSIQFYSGSNYYFPAPYELEGIVADNEIFVILNPNSNFSCVTNEDAKFVSAAPQMTFNGSNYLELRYNSTTIDAMGSRDLDNRPTLEDTSLYRLSTVNDPNSTFTLSEWTAFPVDYCEQLGVLGVKGIISGSNSEIYVYPNPVKNMLSIKGPALYQIKNAVIFDISGKQILKIAEPFKTGNSINVEKLSPGVFFLQVDNQTLKFIKE